One window of the Triticum dicoccoides isolate Atlit2015 ecotype Zavitan chromosome 3B, WEW_v2.0, whole genome shotgun sequence genome contains the following:
- the LOC119280456 gene encoding protein FLOWERING LOCUS T-like, which produces MPNSRDPLIVGGIVGDIVDYFDASARLRVLYGNREITVGSELRPSQVANQPTLHITGRAGSLYTLVMVDPDVPRPSDPCEREYLHWFVTDIPEGGDVGRGTEVVAYERPQPIAGIHRLAFVVFRQVAREAIYAPGWRSNFVTRDLAECYSLGAPVAAAYFNCQREGSCGGRRWQG; this is translated from the exons ATGCCGAATTCGAGGGATCCGTTAATCGTCGGGGGGATTGTTGGCGACATCGTCGACTACTTCGATGCGTCGGCACGGCTGAGGGTGCTGTACGGCAACCGCGAGATCACGGTTGGGTCCGAGCTGAGGCCGTCACAGGTGGCGAACCAGcccacgctgcacatcacaggaagagCGGGATCACTCTACACGCTC GTGATGGTAGACCCTGATGTGCCTAGACCAAGCGACCCTTGCGAACGGGAGTATCTCCATTG GTTTGTCACAGACATACCAGAAGGTGGTGACGTTGGCCGTG GCACTGAGGTGGTGGCGTACGAGAGGCCGCAGCCGATAGCGGGGATACACCGTTTGGCCTTCGTGGTGTTTCGGCAGGTTGCGCGGGAGGCCATCTACGCACCAGGGTGGCGCTCCAACTTCGTCACGAGGGACTTGGCCGAGTGCTACAGCCTGggcgctccggtcgccgccgcctaCTTCAACTGCCAGAGGGAGGGCAGCTGCGGTGGCCGGAGGTGGCAGGGGTGA